In a single window of the Mesoplodon densirostris isolate mMesDen1 chromosome 16, mMesDen1 primary haplotype, whole genome shotgun sequence genome:
- the GPER1 gene encoding G-protein coupled estrogen receptor 1: METPPGASNGSSGGLGLARALANGSAALSEQQYALGLFLSCLYTVFLFPIGFVGNLLILVVNLRFREKMTVPDLYFINLAAADLILVADSLIEVFNLDEQYYDITALCTFMALFLQVNMYSSVFFLTWMSFDRYLALAKTMRCGPFRTKPRARLSCGLIWMASVSATLVPFTAVHLQHSEDVCFCFADVREVQWLEVTLGFVVPFAIIGLCYSLIVRVLVTAHRHRGLRPRRQKALRMILAVVLVFFVCWLPENVFISVHLLQRVPPGAGPCQRSPRHAHPLAGHVVNLAAFSNSCLNPLVYSFLGETFRDKLRLYMEQKTGLSALNRFCHVALKAVVPESTEQAEVKFSSAV, translated from the coding sequence ATGGAGACGCCGCCAGGCGCCTCCAACGGCTCCTCCGGCGGCCTCGGCCTGGCCCGCGCGCTGGCCAACGGCTCGGCCGCGCTCTCGGAGCAGCAGTACGCCCTCGGGctcttcctgtcctgcctctacaCCGTTTTCCTCTTCCCCATCGGCTTCGTGGGCAACCTCCTGATCCTGGTGGTGAACCTCCGCTTCCGGGAGAAGATGACCGTCCCCGACCTGTACTTCATCAACCTGGCGGCCGCGGACCTCATCCTGGTGGCGGACTCGCTGATCGAGGTGTTCAACCTGGACGAGCAGTACTACGACATCACCGCGCTCTGCACGTTCATGGCGCTCTTCCTGCAGGTCAACATGTACAGCAGCGTCTTCTTCCTCACCTGGATGAGCTTCGACCGCTACCTGGCCCTGGCCAAGACCATGCGCTGCGGCCCGTTCCGCACCAAGCCCCGCGCGCGGCTGAGCTGCGGCCTCATCTGGATGGCCTCCGTGTCCGCCACGCTGGTGCCCTTCACCGCCGTGCACCTGCAGCACAGCGAGGACGTCTGCTTCTGCTTCGCAGACGTCAGGGAGGTGCAGTGGCTGGAGGTCACGCTGGGCTTCGTGGTCCCCTTCGCCATCATCGGCCTCTGCTACTCGCTCATCGTCAGGGTCCTGGTGACGGCGCACCGGCACCGTGGCCTTCGCCCACGGAGGCAGAAGGCTCTGCGCATGATCCTGGCCGTGGTCCTGGTCTTCTTCGTGTGCTGGCTGCCCGAGAACGTCTTCATCAGTGTACACCTGCTGCAGCGCGTGCCGCCCGGGGCCGGACCCTGCCAGCGGTCCCCCCGCCACGCGCACCCGCTGGCCGGCCACGTGGTCAACCTGGCCGCCTTCTCCAACAGCTGCCTCAACCCCCTGGTCTACAGCTTCCTCGGGGAGACCTTCCGAGACAAGCTGCGGCTCTACATGGAGCAGAAGACCGGCCTGTCTGCCCTGAACCGCTTCTGCCACGTGGCCCTGAAGGCGGTGGTCCCGGAGAGCACCGAGCAGGCCGAGGTGAAGTTCAGCAGTGCCGTGtag